TAAGTAGTTGTTAAGGATTTCGATAAACTGATGAATGCTTACACCGGACCAGTTACGATTATAGAACATTTCATTTTTCAAACGTCCAAACAGACCTTCACAAGCAGAGTTGTCTGGAGAGCACCCCTTCTTTGACATGGAGCGTTGAAGACCCGCGTTTTTCATTCTAGAAATCCACCCTG
This sequence is a window from Anaeromusa acidaminophila DSM 3853. Protein-coding genes within it:
- a CDS encoding IS3 family transposase, with the translated sequence GWISRMKNAGLQRSMSKKGCSPDNSACEGLFGRLKNEMFYNRNWSGVSIHQFIEILNNYLIWYNETRIKTSLGNRSPLEYRRSLGLVA